atcacatttttttattaattttaattctaatataaaatgaaacgttattttatttaatataattatattaaatttaaatataattatattaaatttattattatataaaataataatataatattatttagtacaaaattaatattttcttagaataaactatttattattattaatattaaataaatatagtactattatttgtaaaataaatacaataatattatatttattaattctctattaatataataatattattttaaaataattttaacttagaatcaatgcaaattattatttagttaaatataataatattattcaaataaatataataatattatttaaataaatataataatattattcaaataaatataataatattatttaaataaatataataatattattcaaataaatataataatattatttaaataaatataataatattattcaaataaatataatattattatttaaataaatataatattatttattttattttattaattataaaaaattaaattgaattaaaaatataaaaaaaaagggtagaaAAGgaagaggtgggagtggattcccactcccacctcccccaatCGGagtctcactcccactccccactctaAAAATGGGTGGGACCCACGGAGTGTGATTCCCAATCCTTCACTAAATAAGtgaagtaaacactggagtgggaggaattcACACTCCTCATTCCcactccagaaagtaaacacaacattaGTATATCAGCCCATGCGAACTTGTTGACAATACAACCAAAATAATGTGacattttataattgatttaagtCATGTTTGttatagtttttaagttataactgcagtaaaaaaagataattataattatgaaacaaaaattaataatatatagtaaatataaaatttaagtaataatattgacaaaattattaaaaatataataaatttttcattatacaagtgaaaaatcatatcaacatattttttaagttacaacaaCTAGTGTTTACTTTagtactgtaatttttaaattacagctgTATAACCTTATTTCTAAACACACCATTTGATAGACGAAATAAACTTGGAAATGATGTTAATTCAAAGAGAGtattctttgtttttattcgAATTAACAACAAACATTAATATAAAGATTCTCTGATTCCTTAAATATGGATTTGCTATTATACATATGAAGTTATagttaattaaacaaaaataatatcatatcaTATGGTGTAATAGTTAATCTACACAAATCCGCATTTGGATATATGGACCTTAGAAGCTCTGAATATTAGTAGTTGATTGTCTAATGTGTTACTTTTAAATGTACACGAATAATTGAATCATGGGGCATCTCTAAGAGCTTTAAAGAAATAGTTGCGTCTAGTGAATATAAATAACcagaatttaattacaaaaaaagattttaacatGCTGGAGATCAACTTACACTTAAAGGGAGCAGCCACGAGTCTACTTGCACTCCAGTgggcataaaaaaatattattaagatCGAAAAGAGATTTACTGACATATAAAAAGAGAGATTActgacttattttataatggaTAAAGATGTAGcatcaattcaaatattaTGCCAGCCAGTAATGTGTTGCAAGTATGCAGTCATGAACCACTTCAAGAAAGCataacctttttttattttaattttttcatgactttgtaaaataatacaattacgTTAAATATATCCCataaaaggaaatattttaatttttatgatttttattgtaaaCTAAAAGACCATAATGCCCATACCAATGTCCTAATAGCTCACAGGTGGCATTTTTCGCTGGGCCCATATCCACTGCTGGAGTCCCAGCCCACTTGTCTCCTATGAGTCCTATATCGATGCCGGGACCCACGTAGAAATGTCAAAAGAATAACGTGGCATGTTCTGAAGAAGTAAAACAACACCTTGCACTAAACGCCAacgtttttgtatttttactTTGCTTTCTCCGTCGGCACGCTGCTGCCTCTCAACTCTCCTCGTTGCTTCAACTCTTCCTTTCCTTCTATGATTCTTTCGTCGGCAAAGGTCAATTCCGTCATTTGACACTTTATGATAATATCAGATATAAGTATGCGCATTTAATAGACCTTTTTCTCTCATAAAAGATTTGTCGTTGAACAGTTACAAAAGGCTGTTTGGATACCGAGAAAATTAACCGAGAAAGTGAGAAATGGGAGTTATCAGTACAATCTTCGGTTTTTGTGGATTTGGCGTCGGGATTTCGTCGGGGCTTGTGATTGGTTACTTCCTTTTCATCTACTTTCAACCAACCGACGTGAAggtaattaagtttttaaaattagttcaatcatattatttcttaaaatgtgtgtttgtttgctgcactgattttgaatttgaatgagatttgaagttttgatttCATTCTCTTTGATCTGAATCTCGTTtaagttgaaaataatatCCAAACTATATTATTGcttcattttaagatattgaaCAATTAGCGGAACTTTTGAATTTACATGTACATGTTGGAGCAAGATAATGCTTAATTCCGGAAGCAGACGAAAAAGTGTTTGCTAATCACTGGCTCACTTCGATTTGATTTTCATGCAGTTGTAGCTAATGCTAAAGTGTAGTGATGATTTGGAACTaatttcatcttcatctgcgttagttgaattttatatgttgCTTGTTTGCTTGGTGTAGAATCCTGAGATTCGCCCGTTGGTTGAGCGAGATTCTGAGACTCTGCAGCAGATGCTTCCAGAGATACCTCTTTGGGTGAAATGTCCCGACTATGATCGCGTGTGTAACTGTTTTCTCtggcatttttttaatgttattctATGGCCTGGGTTTTTCGTTTTGTTTTGACGGTGTTGctcttgttttctttgaaggttgATTGGCTGAATAAGTTCCTTGAATTAATGTGGCCTTATCTTGACAAGGTTTGATGTCAAGCTACGCATGTATTGTATTATCAGCTTGTAGctcttttcttcttgttctatTATTCGTGTTTGACTCtgttattttatatgtaaTAGGCTATTTGTAAGACTGCGAAGAATATTGCAAAGCCTATAATTGCAGAACAAATTCCTAAGTATAAAATCGAGTCTGTTGAATTTGAAACTCTTACATTAGGGACTCTACCACCAACTTTTCAAGGTTAGTAGAATGATatattcttcatattttaattatttctggTTTTTCTAAAGGTTTTCATTGGTTTTGAGGATTAAGGAATAtgttaagttaaaataaatgaataaataaaattgaaaattgattatttggaTGCCTATGGTGGTTGAAATAGATTTAATGATGGTTTTAGTTGGGTTCTTGTTTGTGCCAGGTATGAAAGTTTATGTCACTGATGAGAAGGAGTTGATTATGGAACCATGCTTAAAGTGGGCTGCAAATCCTAATGTAACCATTGGTGTTAAAGCATTTGGTTTGAAGGCAACAGTTCAGGTTGTTATTTGTTGTACGGAGCAAAGAAACTATTTTATCATAAagagatatttatttttgagaaaggGAGAGTTTTGAGAGTCGTTGCTCGTTAATACTGTGTGGTTTGCAAAATTTCAGGTGGTGGATTTGCAAGTTTTTGCTCAACCACGCATTACTCTGAAGCCCTTGGTCCCTGCTTTTCCTTGTTTTGCGAATATTTATGTGTCTCTCATGGAGAAGGTTAGTGATAATTGATAACAtcaaaaaatgaacaatttttcCTTATTCCAAACACAAAATATGGAAAACTTGGTTTCACCTCCATTTAAGCTATCTATTCAAGAAAGTTAAAGAAAGCTGAACATGAGTGGCTTACCTGGATGGTTTAGGAATTTCCTTACTTGGACTTGGATCCATTTGGTGCTTGTTCACTGactgaagaaagaaaaagattagaCTGGAATAGCAAGCAGAATGTCAATCAAAAGAACTGTTGAGAAAGAAAGTTTTTATGCCTCTATAAGTTATTTTGTTCTCTtgattattcttatttttgtttgcagCCTCATGTTGACTTTGGACTGAAGCTAGTAGGGGCTGATCTTATGTCAATTCCTGGTCTCTATAGGTTTGTTCAGGTATAAagttgactttttttttttttttaaatatcacaTTGTTTGCTTGCCTTTGTGTCTTTACGCATCTGCTTAAGTTATATATAAGCTTTTGATTTCATTCTTACTATGACAATTCTGAAGGAGGGCTTAGTCACTATATACTTGGTAATTCAATCTAACAGTAGTACTAATTCATCTAGCTATTTTTACACAAGCTGAAAAGTTTGAGATTTTGTGTTTCTCTAACCTCCAGTCAGTAAATATGCAAATCTTAATCAGCTCCGATCAGTTGACCTGTAATAGTCTTCATGTAATCTTTGTAATGCATGCTGCCCTCGTGTGTTCTAATTACTAATCAGCATATCACTCATTTAGTTTACTTATCTTATGCAACATATTCATTTGTCTACATGCATTATTTGTTGGTGtcagtttattattttgtcaagGTTGTTCAAAATTAGACTTATTTGATCCTGATTTCTTCTTGAAGGACATGAACTTTACACAAAAAAAGGAAGATTccgttttttctttttcatttccatATTCCTTagcaatatttatttatacaaatacTTGCCAATAATTGCGTTTAAAAGTGTCTGAGTTCTTTATGCAGGAGCTTATCAAAACTCAGGTGGCCAACATGTACCTGTGGCCCAAAACCCTAGAAGTACCAATTTTGGATCCATCCAAGTATGTTCGTGCAGAACTTGCAAAATTCTTTTGGGAGTAATGACTCCATTTGaatcatttatatatttttgctgactaaattaactaaaatatgcAGAGCTTACCGGAGACCTGTTGGAATTCTCCATGTGAAGGTTGTGAAGGCAATGAatctgaaaaagaaagatctTCTGGGTGCATCAGACCCTTACGTGAAACTAAAGATCACCGAGGATAAGCTTCCATCAAAGAAAACCACTGTGAAGCACAAGAACTTGAACCCTGAATGGAATGAGGAATACAATTTTACTGTTAGAGATCCAGAGTCCCAGGCTGTAGAGCTTGCTGTTTATGACTGggagcaggtatgttattccaaATCAGTGGTTAGAAGTTGTAATTTGTTTCCATGTTGTTTAAGCTATTTTTCTCCCTTTTCTTAGGTTGGCAAACATGACAAGATGGGCATGAATGTTGTTCCTTTGAAAGAACTTACCCCTGAAGAGCCCACAGTTAAGACTCTTGACCTTCTCAAAAACATGGATTTGAATGATGGTCAAAATGAGAAGTCGCGTGGACAGCTTGTGGTGGAATTCATGTATAAACCATTTAAAGAAGAGGACTTACCAAAAAGTTTTGAAGAGTCGCAGACGGTGCAAAAGGCTCCTGAAAATACACCAGCTGGTGGAGGTTTGCTTGTAGTTATAGTCCATGAAGCTCAAGACGTGGAAGGCAAGCACCACACTAATCCTTATGCACGGATTCTTTTCAGAGGGGAGGAGAGAAAAACTAAGGTACTACTACCAGTAccatatgatttatttctttataattttcatatttctccaaccccccccccccccccccccaaaaaaaaacacaaaacaaaacaaaacacagAAGACTTTGTATCTCTTTAGTCAATCCAGAAATTGTATAATTAACCCACAAAACCCTGCTCGTAGtcatatttttaacaatatttgtCTTCTTTCAAGCAAGTCACATGGTAATTTTTGCCATGTTAAGGGTGTTTGTTGATTCTTTCccattattttttgtacttttaaatatgtttgttttatgCCATTACTTCATCACTAGTATAGTATTATCTAAGCTCTTCCATGAGAAAGTGAATCTGATTGGCTGAAAATTTCGAATACAAGGCAAACAGGAACAGTGTAGAAAAGGCTTATTTCTTGAACTTTCATCATTGTTTGACgagatattttgaaattacagaaaatattcaaatttttagactttttttatttgaatttgttgtATGCATGATGTTGGCCTTTCAATGATACAGCATGTAAAGAAGAATAGAGATCCCAGATGGGAGGAGGAGTTTCAATTTATGCTAgaggagcctcccactaatgATAGACTACACGTGGAAGTTTGCAGTGTCTCATCAAGGATTGGACTGCTGCATCCAAAGGtattgtttcaattttattttattttttatcttgtcCACAGATTTAAGCAAGAATGTTGTCGAATGAAGAATGATCCATTCCGGCAGTGATGGTGGTATACTTGTGTACCATCTCTACGCCTCGTTTCATGAACTTTATTTAACTTTGTTTTGCCATCCTTCACAGTCTTGTTTAGCCTGAACCCACATCCTTACAATATTTTAGGTTAGTATAGAAGATTGATTAGAGATTGTGTTCTAAGCTAAAAGTGAATtagttattgtaaaaattagaaaattactTGACAAAAGTGAGGGATTTCCTTTTGATGGCtacataaaatacataaagaACTAATCTATGATTTAGTTCTTAGCTTTGTTTGACCTGGGGAACTTTGAGAGAAATGCAAGGGCAACTTCAAGATCACCACAAAAATCAAGAGAAATGCAAGGGGAACTTATGTTCTAACATAAGTAGTCAtaatatccttttgtctcgcAAAGGGTTAAAgcataaatttgaacataCGGAGATGTGAAACTACAATTTCCAAAACTCAATGAgctttatgaaaaaaaaatttctgttctggattcaaaaattttggtcCTTCATCTTTTGTGATATTCACACCAACACTCTATACCATGTGGCTTGTGGTCAGGAAACGCTAGGATATATTGACATCAATCTTTCAGATGTTGTTAGCAACAAGCGAATCAATGAGAAGTACCACCTCATTGACTCGAAGAACGGACGAATCCAGATCGAGTTGCAATGGCGAACTGCATAAACATATGATctccttttcttcttccttttattAGATACTGCCTGTAAGTTTACTTCAGTCTGTTGGGTACAGAAAACGCTATCTTGCGCCATTGTCTTGAAGGATCTctttgtttgttgtttttgtaaatgtgtgtaaaaaattatattaatctCACACAGAATAATACACTGTGATTTTAGACGCTGGTTCAATGATCTTTAATTTGAGGAGATTAATATTTGGTTTGTTCGTTAAAGTTATAAACCGGTGacattgattaaaaataaaaataaactttactGATTTTTGATTATCGGATTGTGGTGGGGGAAGATTGGCATGATTTCTAAAGATTTTCAAAGgctattatatttatatt
This window of the Citrus sinensis cultivar Valencia sweet orange chromosome 8, DVS_A1.0, whole genome shotgun sequence genome carries:
- the LOC102607091 gene encoding synaptotagmin-1 isoform X1, coding for MGVISTIFGFCGFGVGISSGLVIGYFLFIYFQPTDVKNPEIRPLVERDSETLQQMLPEIPLWVKCPDYDRVDWLNKFLELMWPYLDKAICKTAKNIAKPIIAEQIPKYKIESVEFETLTLGTLPPTFQGMKVYVTDEKELIMEPCLKWAANPNVTIGVKAFGLKATVQVVDLQVFAQPRITLKPLVPAFPCFANIYVSLMEKPHVDFGLKLVGADLMSIPGLYRFVQELIKTQVANMYLWPKTLEVPILDPSKAYRRPVGILHVKVVKAMNLKKKDLLGASDPYVKLKITEDKLPSKKTTVKHKNLNPEWNEEYNFTVRDPESQAVELAVYDWEQVGKHDKMGMNVVPLKELTPEEPTVKTLDLLKNMDLNDGQNEKSRGQLVVEFMYKPFKEEDLPKSFEESQTVQKAPENTPAGGGLLVVIVHEAQDVEGKHHTNPYARILFRGEERKTKHVKKNRDPRWEEEFQFMLEEPPTNDRLHVEVCSVSSRIGLLHPKETLGYIDINLSDVVSNKRINEKYHLIDSKNGRIQIELQWRTA
- the LOC102607091 gene encoding synaptotagmin-1 isoform X2 is translated as MGVISTIFGFCGFGVGISSGLVIGYFLFIYFQPTDVKNPEIRPLVERDSETLQQMLPEIPLWVKCPDYDRVDWLNKFLELMWPYLDKAICKTAKNIAKPIIAEQIPKYKIESVEFETLTLGTLPPTFQGMKVYVTDEKELIMEPCLKWAANPNVTIGVKAFGLKATVQVVDLQVFAQPRITLKPLVPAFPCFANIYVSLMEKPHVDFGLKLVGADLMSIPGLYRFVQELIKTQVANMYLWPKTLEVPILDPSKAYRRPVGILHVKVVKAMNLKKKDLLGASDPYVKLKITEDKLPSKKTTVKHKNLNPEWNEEYNFTVRDPESQAVELAVYDWEQVGKHDKMGMNVVPLKELTPEEPTVKTLDLLKNMDLNDGQNEKSRGQLVVEFMYKPFKEEDLPKSFEESQTVQKAPENTPAGGGLLVVIVHEAQDVEGKHHTNPYARILFRGEERKTKHVKKNRDPRWEEEFQFMLEEPPTNDRLHVEVCSVSSRIGLLHPKFLALFDLGNFERNARATSRSPQKSREMQGELMF